From a single Vicinamibacteria bacterium genomic region:
- a CDS encoding serine hydrolase: MGFLAVLLLWGLSPETEPPARLRERFEEEVRRIATNVDGVLGVAIRDLTTGESYSIEGDTLFTQASAIKLPILVELFRQAEEEALSLDQDVTVASSDIAPGSGVLQQLTPGRVTMPLRDIATLMVTVSDNTATNLIIERVGMENVNRTMARLGLHQTKLQRKMMDEEAWAENRENLSTPNEQADLLQAIHEGKILGDESRKELLGILAIPKSSRIRPLLPTGTRVAHKTGSLAGVVVDVGIIYLKDRPFIVAAMGNWLQDEAECERAISEIARRAYEYFDRLAHSNAYGHRR; encoded by the coding sequence ATGGGTTTTCTCGCCGTGCTCCTCCTTTGGGGCCTCTCCCCCGAGACCGAGCCCCCCGCTCGCCTGCGTGAGCGGTTCGAGGAAGAGGTCCGGCGTATCGCGACGAACGTCGACGGCGTGCTCGGAGTCGCCATCCGCGACCTGACCACTGGAGAAAGCTATTCGATCGAAGGCGACACCCTCTTCACCCAGGCAAGCGCGATCAAGCTTCCCATTCTCGTCGAGCTCTTTCGGCAGGCCGAAGAGGAAGCGTTGTCACTCGACCAGGACGTTACCGTGGCGAGCTCGGACATCGCTCCCGGCAGCGGCGTACTGCAACAGCTGACGCCCGGCCGCGTGACGATGCCGCTTCGGGACATTGCGACGCTCATGGTGACCGTGAGCGACAATACCGCCACCAACCTGATTATCGAACGCGTCGGGATGGAGAACGTTAACCGGACGATGGCGCGGCTCGGCCTTCACCAGACCAAACTTCAACGGAAGATGATGGACGAAGAGGCGTGGGCCGAGAATCGCGAGAATCTCTCGACGCCGAACGAGCAGGCCGATCTGCTCCAGGCGATTCACGAGGGGAAGATCCTCGGAGACGAGAGTCGCAAGGAGCTCCTCGGCATCCTTGCCATTCCCAAGTCAAGCCGGATCCGCCCTCTCCTACCCACGGGAACGCGTGTGGCCCACAAGACCGGCAGTCTCGCCGGCGTCGTCGTGGACGTCGGCATCATCTACCTGAAGGACCGTCCGTTCATCGTCGCGGCGATGGGCAACTGGCTGCAGGACGAAGCGGAGTGCGAGCGGGCCATCTCGGAGATCGCGCGGAGGGCTTACGAGTACTTCGATCGTTTGGCGCACTCCAACGCTTACGGGCACCGGAGATAG